Genomic window (bacterium):
GGCGGCCTCACCGCCGGCGCGGTAACGCCCTACCGCGGCCGAAGGCGATCGATCCACGCGGGCAACGCTTCGAGCAGCGACCGGATATTCTCACGTGCCTTCTCATCGGTGAGGCGGCCGTTCGAGTCGAACCGGTCGCGCGCCCCGGCGACGAGGACCTGAGGAGCCGGCAGCACGTAACACTCGACCGCGGTCAACACCTGGCGGAGCGCGAGTTGGGCGCGCGCGGTTCCCGTGGCCCCTGCCGACGCTCCCATGATCGCCGCCGGTTTCCGCCGGAACGCGTTCGGGGGGCGCGAGGCCCAGTCGATGGCGTTCTTCAGCACGCCCGGGACGAGGTGATTGTACTCCGGGGTGGCGAAGAGCAGCGCGTCCGCGCCCTCGATTCGTGTCTTGAGCG
Coding sequences:
- a CDS encoding NADPH-dependent FMN reductase, which gives rise to MRILGIPGSLRRLSYNRGMLLAARELAPDGIEIEITDLSPIPLYNGDAEAEGIPAPVQALKTRIEGADALLFATPEYNHLVPGVLKNAIDWASRPPNAFRRKPAAIMGASAGATGTARAQLALRQVLTAVECYVLPAPQVLVAGARDRFDSNGRLTDEKARENIRSLLEALPAWIDRLRPR